From a region of the Salvelinus namaycush isolate Seneca chromosome 40, SaNama_1.0, whole genome shotgun sequence genome:
- the LOC120033643 gene encoding gastrula zinc finger protein XlCGF71.1-like, with protein sequence MCNLKRHERIHTEKIYSCSDCAASFSLLCKLKRHERIHKGEKPYSCSDCGKSFSRRGHLKTHEQKHTGEKPYSCSDCGKSFSLLGHLKIHQYIHTGEKPYSCSDCGKSFSRLGHLKTHEQKHTGEKPYSCSDCVKCFATSTELKVHQRTHTGEKPYSCSDCVKCFPTSTRLKFHQRTHTGEKPYICSDCAASFSLLCNLKRHESIHTGEKPYTCSDCAASFSLLCNLKRHERIHTGEKPYHCTDCEKRFYRLGHLKRHQCIHKGEKPHQFSQTS encoded by the coding sequence ATGTGCAACTTAAAAcgacatgaacgtatacacacagagaagatttactcctgctctgactgtgcgGCGAGTTTCTCTCTACTGTGCAAATTAAAAcgacatgaacgtatacacaaaggagagaagccttactcctgctctgactgtggaaagagtttttctcGACGGGgccacttaaaaacacatgaacaaaaacatacaggagagaagccttactcctgctctgactgtggaaagagtttctctctaCTGGGCCACTTAAAAATTCACCAATATATACATacgggagagaagccttactcctgctctgactgtggaaagagtttctctcgactgggccacttaaaaacacatgaacaaaaacatacaggagagaagccttactcctgctctgactgtgtaaaatgcttcgcAACATCAACTGAGTTAAAAGTTcatcaaagaacacacacaggagagaagccgtactcctgctctgactgtgtaaaatgttTCCCAACATCAACTAGGCTAAAatttcatcagagaacacacacaggagagaagccttacatcTGCTCTGACTGTGCAGCGAGTTTCTCTCTACTGTGCAACTTAAAGCGACATGAaagtatacacacaggagagaagccttacaccTGCTCTGACTGTGCGGCGAGTTTCTCTCTACTGTGCAACTTAAAAcgacatgaacgtatacacacaggagagaagccttatcactgcacTGACTGTGAGAAGAGATTCTACAGATTGGGCCACTTAAAAAGACACCAATGTATACATAAAGGAGAGAAGCCTCATCAGTTCTCTCAGACCAGCTGA